The Leucothrix mucor DSM 2157 DNA window TGATACAGGGCACTGAAAATTTCGGCTGACACTTCCTGATCATCGCTAATATCCAGCGACTTTATTCCAACATAATCCATCACTTCGAGCACGTCGTAGCCTTGCTCGGCAACTTGCAGCATCAAATGACGAACGTAACTGGCAGGAACCGTGTGTTGTTTCATAAGCTTAGCGACTAGGACGTATGGGTTTGGCGTCAACCACCATGATTAACATATTATTATCATCACAGGCGCCTCTAGACTCTAAACAGGCTGCACTGGAGAGTGACCCCAGACGATAAGTTAAGCTGACTTTTTTGTCCAGTAACTCGCTTTCACGTTGGCAAAATGCGGTGTCAGCCACTTCAGTAAAGGGTTTGCGGTCTTCATCAAAGAGGTCTAAAAAGCACGCGCCATCACCAAGCGAGAAACCGCGGAAGGTGGCAATTTTCAGGTCATTCCCACCACTATCAGGATCGGTGTTACGACTGCGAGCCGGCTTGGCAACACCTTGAATCGGTAAGGTATTTAGATAGGTGTATAGCTGAATCACTCGCGCATTGAGCATGAGGTTACGCAGTTGCAGGATGCTGAGGTGCTCAATGCTATTGGGTTCTACCGGACTATGCGCCAGATCCATCCATTTAAATTCTGCATCGCGATGGCTATCCCACAGGTGTTGGGACTCGGTCATATTGGCACGCTGCGAGGGCTTCATTTGCGTCATTACCCGATCAAAGGCACGATCGAGCTCACGCTTTAAAGCAGCTTCCAAGGTATTATAGGCCGCGATTTGTCCGGGGATATTGCCTGCGCGCTCGGAGATTGCTGCCTCCATCACTCGCATACGGCCATTAAAGCCATCCAGCTCGGTTTCATCAGCAAACGCCGGGACTGTCAAAAACATAGCGGCAAGCAGACTGAACAAATTCAGGACTAAAAATCGTTTCATAGTGAACACTCGTGTTGGCTTCGGGAGAAGTAGGTTCAGTATAGACGATTTATACCGTCAAAAATTCCATAAAAAAAGCACCATGATTATAAATCAATGGTGCTCTTGGTCTGCCTGTGGCTGACTAATTTGCTAGCGTGTTACTTGGCTAGCGCCTTAGATTAACCTGGCTGCTTCACATAACGCAGGTAAGGCTTAAGCGTTCTGAAGCCTTCAGGGTACAAAGCGGCTGCTTGTTCGTTAGACACTGTTGGTGGAATGATTACATCATCACCATTTTTCCAGTTAACCGGCGTCGCTACACCGTACTTCTCACCAACTTGAATCGCTTCTAATACACGTAGGATTTCATTGAAATCACGACCCGCGCTCATTGGGTAAGTCATGGTCAGTTTGATTTTCTTATCAGGGCCAACGATGAAGACAGTACGAACAGTCGCGTTGTTCGCTGGAGTACGCTCTTCTGTTGAGCCAGACTCGTCTGCTGGCAGCATGTTGTACAGCTTAGCCACGTTCAGATCAGTGTCTGCGATCATTGGGAACTTAACGGCAGAACCTTGAGTTTCTTCAATGTCTGCTGCCCAAGACGCGTGGTTATCAACTGCATCAACACTCAAGCCGATTAGCTTCGTGTTACGTGCCGCGAACTCAGGCTCAAGCTTTGCTGCGTAGCCAAGCTCTGTGGTGCAAACTGGTGTGAAATCTTTTGGGTGAGAAAATAAAATCGCATAACCGTCGCCGATCCACTCGTGAAAGTTGATTGGGCCTTGTGTAGTTACCGCTGTAAAATCTGGTGCAATATCGTTAATACGCAATGACATAATATTTCCTGTTAATCATTCAATTGATGACGGCATTCTACCGACAATCACTGAAGATTGAAGGCTTTCAGCTATGACCAATAATCAATTCATTATCTTAAAAAGCGATACATCGATAAGTTAAAATCTTTTAATTAGTTTTAACATATACACCCTCAGCGCCACTCATGCTGCTTAACCAGCTTGGGGTAAGCCATGCCCAGAGTGATTCCCCTGAGTGCCATAAAGGTCATCAAGCTAAACCATAAGCCTTGATTACCCCATTGTGGAATTAAGACCAAAGCCAACACGACATAAATCAGTAATGACAATGCTACGGTATTGCGCATGGCCTTGGTTTTAGTCGCGCCGATGAAAATCCCATCGAATTGATAGCTCCAGACTGAGATAATTGGTGCGGCAATCATCCATGGTAAATACTGGTTAGCGATAGCGATCACCTCAGTATTTACCGTCATCAGGTTGATAATGGAGGGCCCTGCGACCGCATAAATCAGGCAGATTAATAATGCCATAACGGCAGCCCATAAGGTGCTACTGATAACAGCCTGCTGGAATGCCGTACGGCGTTTCGCACCATAAGCGCCACCGGCTAGGGCTTCTGCCGCATGCGCAAAACCATCCAAGCCATAAGCCAGCATTTGTAATAGATTAATCAGCAGGGCATTCGCCGCCAGCACCACCACACCAAATTGGGCACTTTGCGCGGTGAAAAAGAAGAAAGCACTGGTTAATAACAGAGTCCGCAAGAACAGATTGCCATTCACTTCAAATAAGGCGCGTAATCGTTCTTGGTTAAGCAACACACCCCAGCTCACACTTTGACGCAGCCATTTCGGAAACAGTAGCTCCCGTAACCACCAAAGCCCGACCAATGCAGCGAGGTATTCGCTAATCACCGAGGCTAGTGCGACGCCATCGGAATCCCAACCCAGATACAGCACAAACAAGATATCCAGAAACAGGTTTGCGCCATTGAGAATAAGCTGCAGCACTAGTGCCAAGCGCATTCGCTGCATGCCGATCAGGCAGCCCAAAATACAGTAATTCACCAAGGTTGCCGGTGCGCTGAAAATCCGGATGGCATAGTAACTTTCAACCACCGCAGTCACGCTATCGCCAGCGCTCATTAGGCGCATCGCCAACCAACCAATGGGTTGTTGCAATAGGATTAGCAGCAAGCCCAGCACCACCGCAATCAACATCGGACGCAGCACGCTGTAGCTAACTTCCTGCTGATCCCCTGCTCCGGCAGCCTGAGACACAAAGCCAGTTGTCCCCATTCGCAGAAAGCCAAACACCCAAAACACGCTACTAAAAATGGTCGCACCGATAGCGACCGCGCCCATGTATTTAGGGTCGGGTAATTGGCCAACGACGGCGGTATCGACCAGTCCCACCAACGGCACCGAAAGATTCGACACAATGATAGGCCAAGCCAACATTAGGACTCGCCAATGCCACTCGCGCTGAGTTGCTGGAAACTGCTCAACGGACATAATTATCCAACGACCTGAAAGTTTATAGACAACAGATTAGACTCACTTCTTGATCACGCCCTCTGGGCAATCGAAATCATTATCATAAATATTTTGCTGCATGGAGCGCGATGGGGAGTCACAATCCGGACGACCAACAATCGCCGCTGGCACACCCACTACTGTCGTGTGTGGTGGTACCGAGCTTAGCACTACACTACCTGCACCAATTTTAGCGCCACGACCGACTTCAATATTTCCCAGTACTGTAGCACCCGTTCCAATCAATACGCCGGAGCGAATTTTTGGATGACGATCTCCGGTCTCATTACCAGTTCCACCTAGGGTGACTTGCTGCATGATAGAAACATCATCTTCAATCACGGCCGTTTCACCCACCACAATGCCGGTAGCGTGATCAAACATGACACCCTTACCAATGCGGCTGGCGGGGTGAATATCCACGCCAAACACTTCCGAGTTACGGCTTTGGATAAACATGGCCAAGTCTTTGCGGTTATCATTCCACAGGCAATGCGCGAGGCGGTGCGACTGAATAGCCTGATAACCTTTAAGGTTTAATAAGACGGTTAGCATCGAATAAATCGCAGGATCGCGATCGAATACGGCCCTTAGATCATGCTTTCCATAATTAATCACATCCGGGCAGTTGCTGTAGGCTCCCACAAATAAGTCACGGATTGCCATCGATGGCATGACATTATCCGCAATCTTATTCGACAAAATAAAGCTCAAACTCGCCTCAAAACTACTGTGATTGAGCACACAGGAGTAGATATAACTGGCCAGTAAAGGCTCTGCTTTAATGGCATCATCAGCTTCTTGTTTGAGGGTTTCCCACACGCTACGTGAACTCATCGTTATCTCTCTTTTGATCGCTACCGGATTAGGGCGCTAAGTATAACCGACTCCGCACAGACTATGCGGTATGACCTTTCATCACCCCGATGAAAAATAGTTTTTTTTCGTGAGCTTCCTTTCTGAGACTTTGCGCTATATGTTGGTAAGGATGCAATGAAATGATCTGAGAGTCATTACAACGCTCTTGAAGCAATACCAACGAGTTAATCATTCACACAAAGTTTTTGGGAGTTCTACATGTTAAAGCAAAGCAAAACGATTTTAGTGACATCATTATTAGTTATGGCTGCAGCACAATCTGCGCATGCTAATCCAGATCTGAGTAATGTAACTCTGCAAGATGTCGGCTACGGCGGAAATGGTTGTCCTGCAGGCTCTGCCTCAGTCACGATTTCACCAGACAAGCAAAGTGTTTCGGTATTGTTTGATGAGTACATCGCAGAAGCCGGCGGCCAGGGCCAACGCACGTTTTCACGGATGAAATGTGATATCGCATTTAGCTTAAAAGTCCCGAATGGTATTAGCGTATCGCTGATTGATGCAGACTACCGTGGCTTTATGGATCTGCCTCGTGGTGCTCGTGCAGACTTCTCTCGCGACTACTTTTTCGCTGGCGCTCGTGGCCCAAGCTTAAAGTCTAACTGGAATGGTCAGAAGAGTGATGACTACCTGATCAAGGACCGCTTGGGTGTGATGGCTAACGTATGGTCTCCTTGTGGCGCTTCGGTAATCCTGCGCTCCAAGACAGCCGCTTCAGTACGAACCAATCGCGGCAACGAAGCGATGCTAACGGTCGACTCAGTTGACTTAACCACCAAGACAACCTTCAAGTACAATTTCCAATACAGAACTTGCAGCTAAGCCGTAACGTTTTGAGATAACTCAGGCACCTTATTTCGATAAGGTGCCTTTTTTATGCTCCAAATATCAGGTCTTATCAAAATTCGCTTTTAAAATGAACAAATTAACGACACTTGCTACTTAATACCAAACAGCCAATGACTCGACTCCAACCCACATTCAGCATATTATAATTAATGCGATATATTTTGGTGCGCATAGCCACGCCCTCTTATTAATTAAAAAACTAAAATTTAAACTATATGAATATTCTTGTTGTAGATGACGCCAAAGACATACGCCTGATTATCAAGTCCGTACTTGAAAAACTTGGCCATACTGTCACTACAGCAGGTGATGGTGAAGAGGCATGGACATTACTACAGGATGGTCAGGATTTTCAGATAGTAATCAGTGATTGGATGATGCCAAGACTGGATGGATTGGGCCTGTGTGAACGCATTCGTAATGAAGCGTTTCCCAACTACATCTATATTATTTTATTGACGGGCATGTCCGGAAGAACTAATTTAATCAGTGGGATTGCAGCCGGTGCTGATGACTTTGCCAATAAACCAATCAACAGCGAAGAGCTAGAAGTACGCTTGCGCTCTGCTAAACGCATTATGGATCTTGAGCAATCATTAGCTCAGCAAAATATCGAACTGGAACGTGCAAACCGTAAGCTGCAAGGCATCGCAACCACGGACAGTCTCACGGGGCTATTTAACCGCAGAGCTTTTCAAGCCCGCTTAGAAGATAATATATTATTTTCTCTTCGTACCAGACAGCCACTCTCACTCCTGCTGATTGATGTGGATTTTTTCAAATCCTATAACGACACCTTCGGCCATATAGAAGGTGATACTGCGCTGCAACGCGTCTCGAAACTGCTTAAAAGCAGCAGCCGTGGTAGTGATTATGTTGCCCGCTTTGGTGGTGAGGAATTTGCAATTATCCTACCCAATACC harbors:
- a CDS encoding MATE family efflux transporter, translated to MSVEQFPATQREWHWRVLMLAWPIIVSNLSVPLVGLVDTAVVGQLPDPKYMGAVAIGATIFSSVFWVFGFLRMGTTGFVSQAAGAGDQQEVSYSVLRPMLIAVVLGLLLILLQQPIGWLAMRLMSAGDSVTAVVESYYAIRIFSAPATLVNYCILGCLIGMQRMRLALVLQLILNGANLFLDILFVLYLGWDSDGVALASVISEYLAALVGLWWLRELLFPKWLRQSVSWGVLLNQERLRALFEVNGNLFLRTLLLTSAFFFFTAQSAQFGVVVLAANALLINLLQMLAYGLDGFAHAAEALAGGAYGAKRRTAFQQAVISSTLWAAVMALLICLIYAVAGPSIINLMTVNTEVIAIANQYLPWMIAAPIISVWSYQFDGIFIGATKTKAMRNTVALSLLIYVVLALVLIPQWGNQGLWFSLMTFMALRGITLGMAYPKLVKQHEWR
- a CDS encoding DUF1311 domain-containing protein; the encoded protein is MKRFLVLNLFSLLAAMFLTVPAFADETELDGFNGRMRVMEAAISERAGNIPGQIAAYNTLEAALKRELDRAFDRVMTQMKPSQRANMTESQHLWDSHRDAEFKWMDLAHSPVEPNSIEHLSILQLRNLMLNARVIQLYTYLNTLPIQGVAKPARSRNTDPDSGGNDLKIATFRGFSLGDGACFLDLFDEDRKPFTEVADTAFCQRESELLDKKVSLTYRLGSLSSAACLESRGACDDNNMLIMVVDAKPIRPSR
- a CDS encoding peroxiredoxin, which gives rise to MSLRINDIAPDFTAVTTQGPINFHEWIGDGYAILFSHPKDFTPVCTTELGYAAKLEPEFAARNTKLIGLSVDAVDNHASWAADIEETQGSAVKFPMIADTDLNVAKLYNMLPADESGSTEERTPANNATVRTVFIVGPDKKIKLTMTYPMSAGRDFNEILRVLEAIQVGEKYGVATPVNWKNGDDVIIPPTVSNEQAAALYPEGFRTLKPYLRYVKQPG
- a CDS encoding DUF4360 domain-containing protein encodes the protein MLKQSKTILVTSLLVMAAAQSAHANPDLSNVTLQDVGYGGNGCPAGSASVTISPDKQSVSVLFDEYIAEAGGQGQRTFSRMKCDIAFSLKVPNGISVSLIDADYRGFMDLPRGARADFSRDYFFAGARGPSLKSNWNGQKSDDYLIKDRLGVMANVWSPCGASVILRSKTAASVRTNRGNEAMLTVDSVDLTTKTTFKYNFQYRTCS
- the cysE gene encoding serine O-acetyltransferase, whose amino-acid sequence is MSSRSVWETLKQEADDAIKAEPLLASYIYSCVLNHSSFEASLSFILSNKIADNVMPSMAIRDLFVGAYSNCPDVINYGKHDLRAVFDRDPAIYSMLTVLLNLKGYQAIQSHRLAHCLWNDNRKDLAMFIQSRNSEVFGVDIHPASRIGKGVMFDHATGIVVGETAVIEDDVSIMQQVTLGGTGNETGDRHPKIRSGVLIGTGATVLGNIEVGRGAKIGAGSVVLSSVPPHTTVVGVPAAIVGRPDCDSPSRSMQQNIYDNDFDCPEGVIKK
- a CDS encoding GGDEF domain-containing response regulator encodes the protein MNILVVDDAKDIRLIIKSVLEKLGHTVTTAGDGEEAWTLLQDGQDFQIVISDWMMPRLDGLGLCERIRNEAFPNYIYIILLTGMSGRTNLISGIAAGADDFANKPINSEELEVRLRSAKRIMDLEQSLAQQNIELERANRKLQGIATTDSLTGLFNRRAFQARLEDNILFSLRTRQPLSLLLIDVDFFKSYNDTFGHIEGDTALQRVSKLLKSSSRGSDYVARFGGEEFAIILPNTDAQGANICAEEVRSAIESYQWPKRPLTISIGVATMTYDVEEDLEVSLVYTELLSEADQALYISKDTGRNKASHFSAVLSPAKASN